A stretch of the Aegilops tauschii subsp. strangulata cultivar AL8/78 chromosome 4, Aet v6.0, whole genome shotgun sequence genome encodes the following:
- the LOC141021947 gene encoding glutathione S-transferase T3-like — MDEDILRCNTWLQVSRDPFVGGDQSRDAYWLLMKEHFDLHNESGIDRSGRSLRSPWSTINRDCQRWAAALKAVDSLNPSGTNDRDRLTIAQNLFQGEEKKTKKGKIKKGRPFSLPHCYEELKDDEKWKPRDGVDD; from the exons ATGGACGAAGACATCTTGCGATGCAATACTTGGTTGCAAGTGTCGAGGGATCCCTTCGTTGGAGGGGATCAAAGTAGAGATGCATATTGGCTCCTGATGAAGGAGCACTTTGATCTACACAACGAAAGTGGAATTGACCGCTCTGGAAGATCTCTTCGCTCCCCGTGGTCGACAATCAACCGAGATTGTCAAAGGTGGGCGGCCGCACTTAAGGCGGTTGACTCGTTGAACCCAAGTGGCACTAATGATAGAGATAGG CTCACTATTGCACAAAACTTATTCCAAGGAGAGGAGAAGAAGACCAAGAAAGGGAAGATCAAGAAAGGGAGACCATTTAGCTTGCCTCATTGCTATGAAGAATTGAAGGATGATGAGAAATGGAAGCCCCGTGATGGTGTCGATGATTAG